cattgtatatataccacaacttctttatccaattatctgtcattggacatttaggttacttctatatcttggttattgttaaTAGTGGTGATatgaacaatttaaaatattagctattttaatataaataaataaataaataaataaataaataaataaataataaagggcCCTCTCAGATTCTCCCTAAGTCTTCCCTTTAAAGTTTTCCTCAAGTCTTTGTCACGTGGTTCCTagatccttcaccattttgtttGTCTCTGAACATAATCCCATTGGTGGATAATCATTCAAAATAAACGTCCCAGAGCTGGATACAGAATTTCAGGTACAGCCTGATTCACACAAAGTGCAATAGAATCTCCCTTGGTGTATAATGTGGTTCTATCATTGCAGCCCACAACAGCACTGGCATTTTCAATGCCCATGACACTTCTGACTCGCATGGAGTTTACTGAAATTCCCATCTCTTTCACCCATTTACCCTTAGTCTATTTTTATAAAGTGGGTAAAAACTATACATAACTATCTTATCTGTGCTTTTCCTGTCCTCCTCCTCAAGCAGGCCGCAGATGATGGACCTAAGAAATGAGAGCACAGTGACAGAGTTTATCCTCGTGGGCTTTGAGCAGAGCTCCCTTTCCACAAGTGCATTGCTCTTTGCCCTCTTCCTAGCCCTCTACAGCCTTGCCGTGGCCATGAACGGcttcatcatcttcatcacctGGACAGACCCCAGGCTCAAcagccccatgtacttcttccttggCCACCTCTCCTTTCTGGATGTCTgcttcatcaccaccaccatcccacAGATGCTGATCCACCTGGTGGTCAAGAATCACACTATCACCTTTGCCTCCTGCTTAACCCAGATGTATCTGGTTTTTGGAGTGGGTGTGGCTGAGTGCATTCTCTTGGCTTTCATGGCCTATGACCGTTTCGTTGCTATCTGCCACCCACTTAGCTATGCCCAGATCATGAGCCAGCAGGTCTGTGTGAGACTGGTGAGTACTGCCTGGTTCTTCGGGCTGATCAATGGCATCCTGCCTGAGTGTATGTCATTCTGGAATCCCTTCTGCAGAGACAACCATGTAGAAAACTTCCGTGAGGCCCCCATAGTGATCGCCCTCTCTTGTGGAGACCCCCAGGTTAGTCTGAGAGTGATCTTTGCTGATGCCATTGTGGTGCTGCTCAGCCCCATGGTGCTCATTGCCATCTCCTATGCCCGCATCctggcctccatcctgggcaGGGCCTCCTCCTCAGGTCGGGGAAAGACTTTCTCTACTTATGCCTCCCATCTGACTGTGGTCATCTTTTTCTATACCTCAGCCATGTTCTCTTACATGAACCCCCGCAGCACACACGGTCCTGACAAAGACAAGCCTTTCTCCCTCCTCTACACCGTCATCACCCCCATGTGCAACCCCATCATCTACAGTTTtcgaaataaagaaatgaaaggggCCATGGTGAGGGCCCTTGGGAGGACCAGTCTTTCCCAGGCAGAGTCTGTCTAGTGGGAAGACTGCTGGAGGGGCAGCCTCTTCCTCCAGCCCTGACAGTTGGGTAAGTCTCTAATGCTGAAAGGCTCCAGGAAAGAGCATTCAGAGCTTCCTTTGTACAAGCATCAGACCCGGAAGATCCTACTGATGTCTGATGCTCATCTGTCTGACTTGACTTTAAACGCTGT
The Vicugna pacos chromosome 12, VicPac4, whole genome shotgun sequence DNA segment above includes these coding regions:
- the LOC102537712 gene encoding olfactory receptor 10AD1-like yields the protein MNGFIIFITWTDPRLNSPMYFFLGHLSFLDVCFITTTIPQMLIHLVVKNHTITFASCLTQMYLVFGVGVAECILLAFMAYDRFVAICHPLSYAQIMSQQVCVRLVSTAWFFGLINGILPECMSFWNPFCRDNHVENFREAPIVIALSCGDPQVSLRVIFADAIVVLLSPMVLIAISYARILASILGRASSSGRGKTFSTYASHLTVVIFFYTSAMFSYMNPRSTHGPDKDKPFSLLYTVITPMCNPIIYSFRNKEMKGAMVRALGRTSLSQAESV